A region from the Vigna radiata var. radiata cultivar VC1973A unplaced genomic scaffold, Vradiata_ver6 scaffold_234, whole genome shotgun sequence genome encodes:
- the LOC106753148 gene encoding fasciclin-like arabinogalactan protein 15: MGRRIYGVSDLRVFYTVVCILCVFPQALTARDSSPSSPTAQINSNSILVALLDSHYTELAELVEKAMLLQKLEETVAAHNITIFAPTNEALDRNLDSDFKRFLLEPANLHSLQTLLLSHIIPIRIGSQTLIRHVTTLSNHQIRLSENLTTVDQARVTHPEALTRPDGVIHAIDRILFPRSVEDDFNRRRTLRSISAVKPEGAPEVDPRTHRLKKPPPPAKPGSPPALPIYDAMSPGPSLAPAPAPGPGGPHHHFNGEKQVNDFIHTLLHYGGYNEMADILVNLTSLAVEMGRLVSEGYILTVLAPNDEAMAKLTTEQLSEPGAPERIMYYHIIPEYQTEESMYNAVRRFGKVRYDTLRLPHKVVAQEADGSVKFGHGDGSAYLFDPDIYTDGRISVQGIDGVLFPTEEEEEERVKTTTRSGQPAAKVVFKHRRGKLLEAACWMLGTFGQHSRFTSCQ, from the exons ATGGGTCGCCGTATCTATGGCGTCTCCGACCTCCGCGTCTTCTACACCGTTGTGTGCATTCTGTGTGTTTTCCCTCAGGCATTAACGGCGCGAGACTCTTCTCCCTCGTCACCGACGGCTCAGATTAACTCCAACTCAATCTTAGTTGCTCTTCTGGACTCGCATTACACAGAACTTGCAGAGCTTGTGGAAAAAGCCATGCTGTTGCAGAAACTAGAGGAAACCGTGGCGGCACACAACATAACAATCTTTGCTCCGACCAACGAAGCTTTGGACCGGAACCTCGACTCTGATTTCAAGCGCTTCCTTCTCGAACCCGCCAACCTTCACTCCCTCCAAACGCTTCTCCTCTCTCACATCATCCCCATCCGAATCGGATCCCAAACCCTAATCCGCCACGTCACCACTCTCTCCAACCACCAAATTCGTCTCTCCGAAAACCTCACCACCGTCGACCAGGCCCGCGTCACCCACCCGGAGGCCCTGACCCGACCCGACGGCGTCATACACGCCATCGACCGCATCCTCTTCCCCCGCTCTGTCGAGGACGACTTCAACCGCCGCCGCACTCTCCGTTCCATCTCCGCCGTCAAGCCAGAGGGAGCCCCGGAGGTCGACCCGAGAACTCACCGCCTCAAAAAGCCTCCTCCGCCGGCGAAACCTGGCTCCCCGCCTGCTCTTCCGATCTACGACGCCATGTCTCCGGGACCTTCCCTGGCTCCGGCGCCGGCGCCGGGACCGGGTGGACCGCACCACCACTTCAATGGCGAGAAACAGGTGAATGATTTCATCCACACGCTCCTCCACTATGGTGGATACAACGAGATGGCGGACATTCTCGTGAATCTAACTTCGTTGGCCGTTGAAATGGGTCGTTTAGTGTCTGAGGGTTACATTCTCACCGTTTTGGCTCCGAACGACGAAGCCATGGCGAAGTTAACGACGGAGCAGTTGAGTGAACCGGGTGCGCCGGAGCGGATAATGTATTATCACATTATACCGGAGTATCAGACTGAAGAGAGCATGTACAATGCTGTTCGAAGGTTTGGGAAGGTTCGTTACGATACTCTGCGCTTGCCGCATAAGGTGGTGGCGCAGGAGGCTGATGGGTCCGTTAAATTCGGGCACGGGGATGGGTCGGCGTATTTGTTTGACCCGGATATTTACACGGATGGTCGGATCTCGGTTCAGGGGATTGACGGGGTTTTGTTTCCGacggaggaggaggaggaggagcgGGTTAAAACCACTACCCGTTCGGGTCAACCGGCTGCAAAAGTTGTTTTCAAGCACAGGAGAG GAAAGTTACTTGAAGCAGCATGCTGGATGCTTGGAACCTTTGGACAACATTCTAGATTCACCTCTTGTCAATGA